From Toxorhynchites rutilus septentrionalis strain SRP chromosome 2, ASM2978413v1, whole genome shotgun sequence, a single genomic window includes:
- the LOC129769088 gene encoding uncharacterized protein LOC129769088, translating into MRKGQIRHLLDLSIEEKRAFLDSFDSIMSDCDGVVWNFTGPIPDVDRALQLLKHKGKKLAFISNNGMRTMEEYKRNFRKLGIKVHENNIVHPALTTVKYLQSISMQDAVYCIGTEIFKDYLRNAGFTVLDGPTEQFPDERVVNSVRVYTSYFEEIDSPKVGAVVMDLDVNVSLAHLMKAKCYLERNRDCVLIAGATDKIVPLDTSMDVIGPGYFIDILERASGRKALVLGKPGQALANFVLEQFNVTNPKRTLFIGDMLPQDMGFGTRCGFQKILMLSGGTTKGMMFSHDKPNELPDFYANSFADFIQLYEDIANEP; encoded by the exons ATGAGGAAGGGACAAATCCGCCATCTGTTGGATCTTTCCATCGAAGAGAAGCGCGCATTTCTCGATTCGTTCGATTCGATTATGTCGGATTGTGATGGTGTCGTATGGAACTTCACCGGTCCGATTCCCGATGTTGACAGAGCCTTGCAACTGCTGAAACACAAGGGCAAAAAATTGGCGTTTATTTCCAACAATGGGATGCGCACAATGGAGGAATATAAAAGGAACTTCCGCAAGCTGGGAATTAAGGTTCATGAAAACAACATAGTTCATCCGGCGTTGACAACAGTCAAATACCTCCAATCGATCAGCATGCAGGACGCGGTGTATTGTATAGGAACAGAGATATTCAAAGATTATCTGCGAAACGCAGGGTTCACGGTGCTTGATGGG CCCACAGAACAATTCCCTGACGAAAGGGTGGTGAACTCGGTGCGAGTCTACACCAGCTACTTTGAGGAAATCGACAGTCCGAAGGTTGGTGCTGTGGTAATGGACCTCGATGTCAACGTTTCCCTTGCGCATCTAATGAAGGCCAAATGTTACCTGGAGCGAAATCGAGACTGCGTTCTGATAGCTGGTGCCACAGATAAAATCGTTCCTTTGGATACCAGTATGGATGTAATAGGACCGGGTTATTTCATCGATATTTTGGAACGTGCCTCCGGACGGAAGGCACTGGTGCTCGGGAAACCTGGTCAGGCACTAGCTAATTTTGTGCTAGAACAGTTCAATGTGACGAACCCTAAGCGAACGTTGTTCATTGGAGATAT GCTTCCTCAAGATATGGGCTTCGGAACACGGTGTGGTTTTCAAAAGATTCTTATGCTTAGCGGTGGTACGACGAAAGGAATGATGTTCTCCCACGACAAACCAAACGAGCTGCCTGATTTTTATGCAAATAGCTTCGCCGATTTCATCCAGCTATATGAAGATATTGCCAATGAACC